In Aegilops tauschii subsp. strangulata cultivar AL8/78 chromosome 3, Aet v6.0, whole genome shotgun sequence, one genomic interval encodes:
- the LOC109739441 gene encoding probable methyltransferase PMT23, whose product MAISSALSDRKRPIVISVAIFILLSSLLLLLSPAPSALPFFFSPTSRFSSSSSSFSRGAASAPPQTPLPVSASAPPQTPLPVSSPAPPRTPLPVSSPAPPRTPIPVLADASPHGTASGGSSSSAADLPRLEAAATADDADTNATQLSRGTQPAAAAQVSTSVDTKEITTGVSGGRGAEGGGVGGGGEEKPVEVASWKLCVVGKRVEPADYIPCLDNVKAVKALKSIRHMEHRERHCPTEPRSRCLVPLPAGYRLPLPWPRSRDMIWYNNVPHPKLVEYKKDQNWVRKSGNYFVFPGGGTQFKAGVTRYIRFIEQIMPQIKWGTHARTVLDVGCGVASFGGYLLDRNVITMSIAPKDEHEAQIQFALERGIPAFLAVIGTQKLPFPDNSFDVIHCARCRVHWYADGGKPLLELNRVLRPGGYYIWSATPVYRRGKRDEDDWNAMVTLTKSICWRTVVKSKDINRIGVVIYQKPTSNSCYTERKNNEPPLCSGSNGHSPWYTPLDSCLLLPALSKSGAGNSWPISWPERLNIRSSTSSENSSTWFSQENFDSDTKNWNGLISEVYSSEFAVNWSSIRNVMDMNAGFGGFAASLIDRPLWVMNVVPFDQPDTLPIIFNRGLIGVYHDWCESFNTYPRTYDLLHMSYLLQSLANRCDIIEIAAEIDRILRPGRWFVLQDNIGMIRKMDRVLRSLHYKTAIMRRQFLVARKSFWRPDSTGS is encoded by the exons ggGGCGCCGCTTCAGCGCCTCCCCAAACCCCATTGCCCGTCTCCGCTTCGGCGCCGCCCCAAACCCCATTGCCCGTCTCCTCTCCAGCGCCGCCCCGAACCCCATTGCCCGTCTCCTCTCCAGCGCCGCCCCGAACCCCAATTCCGGTCCTCGCCGACGCATCCCCACACGGAACAGCGTCTGgcgggagcagcagcagcgccgcCGATCTACCCCGACTAGAGGCTGCCGCCACTGCAGATGACGCCGACACCAACGCAACCCAGCTGAGTCGCGGCACGCAGCCCGCTGCCGCTGCACAAGTGAGCACATCGGTCGACACAAAGGAGATCACCACCGGCGTCTCGGGTGGGCGAGGCGCAGAGGGGGGCGGCGTCGGCGGTGGCGGGGAGGAGAAGCCGGTGGAGGTGGCGTCGTGGAAATTGTGCGTGGTGGGGAAGCGGGTCGAGCCCGCGGACTACATACCGTGCCTGGACAACGTGAAGGCCGTCAAGGCGCTCAAGTCGATACGGCACATGGAGCACCGGGAGCGGCACTGCCCCACGGAGCCGCGGTCGAGGTGCCTGGTGCCGCTGCCCGCGGGGTACCGGCTTCCCCTGCCCTGGCCGCGCAGCCGTGACATG ATTTGGTATAACAATGTTCCTCACCCAAAGCTAGTGGAATACAAGAAGGACCAGAACTGGGTTAGGAAGTCTGGTAATTATTTTGTCTTCCCTGGAGGTGGAACTCAATTTAAAGCAGGTGTGACCAGATACATCCGATTCATTGAACAG ATCATGCCACAAATTAAATGGGGAACTCATGCAAGAACTGTGCTAGATGTTGGATGTGGTGTTGCCAGCTTTGGTGGATACTTGCTTGACAGGAATGTCATTACTATGTCTATTGCCCCAAAAGACGAGCATGAAGCTCAGATACAATTTGCTCTAGAGCGGGGAATTCCGGCATTTTTGGCAGTGATTGGAACACAAAAACTTCCCTTCCCTGACAATTCATTTGATGTGATCCATTGTGCACGGTGTAGGGTCCACTGGTATGCTGATG GTGGAAAACCATTGTTGGAGCTCAATAGAGTACTCAGGCCTGGAGGATATTACATCTGGTCTGCGACGCCAGTCTATCGACGTGGCAAGAGAGATGAAGATGACTGGAATG CAATGGTTACTCTGACCAAATCGATCTGCTGGAGGACAGTTGTAAAATCAAAGGATATTAATAGGATTGGAGTTGTTATTTACCAAAAGCCAACCTCAAATTCTTGCTACACTGAGAGGAAAAATAATGAACCACCTCTATGCTCTGGGAGCAATGGCCACTCTCCATG GTATACTCCTCTCGACAGTTGCCTCTTGTTGCCTGCTCTGTCAAAGTCAGGTGCAGGAAATAGTTGGCCCATATCCTGGCCTGAAAGGCTTAACATCAGATCTTCAACTTCATCTGAGAATTCTTCTACTTGGTTTTCTCAAGAAAATTTTGATTCTGATACAAAAAACTGGAATGGCCTTATTTCAGAAGTATATTCCAGTGAATTTGCAGTTAATTGGTCTAGTATTCGGAATGTTATGGACATGAATGCTGGCTTTGGAGG ATTTGCAGCATCACTCATTGATCGACCTTTATGGGTGATGAACGTTGTACCCTTTGATCAGCCAGACACTTTGCCTATCATTTTCAACAGAGGTTTGATTGGTGTATATCATGACTGGTGTGAATCTTTTAATACATACCCACGAACCTATGATCTTCTTCACATGAGCTATCTCCTTCAGAGCCTCGCAAATAG GTGTGATATCATTGAAATAGCAGCGGAAATTGATAGGATACTTAGACCTGGTAGATGGTTTGTGTTGCAAGACAATATTGGAATGATCAGAAAAATGGACCGCGTTCTTCGCTCTCTGCATTACAAGACCGCTATTATGAGGCGGCAATTTCTTGTTGCCAGGAAGAGTTTCTGGCGCCCTGACAGTACAGGTTCTTAG